The following proteins are encoded in a genomic region of Entelurus aequoreus isolate RoL-2023_Sb linkage group LG01, RoL_Eaeq_v1.1, whole genome shotgun sequence:
- the LOC133654239 gene encoding NGFI-A-binding protein 1-like produces the protein MAAVLPRTLGELQLYRILQRANLLYYYEAFIQQGGDDVQQLCEAGEEEFLEIMALVGMASKPLHVRRLQKALRDWVTNPAIFNQPLTSLPVCSIPVYKLPEGSPTLLSPQDRANTSSTKMTKAVATCSDAGKLDVTRDKVSVGSPLQGNSEARFWSGHSNDSEHSLSPSDLGSPSSPREVMEALDAAAVQSVLECVDRMAPGLAKADIADVKEQLKSNKKLAKMVGHIFDLSDEDPRREEEIRKYSAIYGRFDSKRRDGKHLTLHELTVNEAAAQLCMRDTALLTRRDELFGLARQISREVTYKYTYRTSKSRCGDEPSPKRIKTEENFFDIQEALQAIHMRQEMLREQLACAKSKGDESIGRNLQMQLERLLARQMEILQDAAVQERLQALDWRIPPAALKYLTDAQNTNGAAVDASRETQDERPMNLRVVSQTMQEGDLPLGKQLANELKRHHNHNSSTEETKTAATENGTSQRASSSTDKKTIKSEPEDST, from the exons ATGGCCGCGGTCTTGCCGAGGACGCTGGGTGAGCTCCAGCTCTACCGGATCCTGCAGCGAGCCAACCTTCTCTACTACTATGAAGCCTTCATCCAGCAGGGCGGTGACGATGTGCAGCAGCTGTGCGAGGCCGGTGAGGAGGAGTTCCTGGAGATCATGGCACTGGTCGGTATGGCCAGTAAGCCATTGCACGTACGCCGCTTGCAGAAAGCGCTACGCGACTGGGTCACCAACCCGGCCATCTTCAACCAGCCCCTGACCTCACTGCCGGTCTGCAGCATCCCTGTCTACAAGCTGCCCGAAGGCTCCCCGACATTACTGAGTCCCCAGGACCGGGCCAATACATCCAGCACCAAGATGACCAAAGCGGTCGCGACCTGCTCCGACGCAGGAAAGCTGGACGTGACCCGGGACAAAGTGTCCGTAGGGTCTCCCCTCCAGGGAAATAGCGAAGCTCGGTTCTGGTCGGGACACAGCAACGATAGCGAGCACAGCCTTTCCCCTTCTGACCTGGGCTCGCCGTCCTCACCCAGAGAAGTGATGGAGGCTCTGGATGCGGCTGCCGTGCAGTCGGTCCTAGAGTGCGTGGACAGGATGGCACCAGGACTTGCCAAGGCGGACATCGCTGATGTCAAAGAGCAGCTCAAGAGCAACAAGAAACTGGCAAAGATGGTCGGACACATCTTTGACCTGAGCGACGAGGATCCGCGGAGGGAGGAGGAGATTCGCAAATACAGCGCCATCTACGGACGCTTCGATTCAAAGAGGAGGGACGGCAAACACCTGACACTCCACGAG CTGACGGTGAACGAGGCAGCAGCCCAGCTCTGCATGAGGGACACTGCCCTGCTGACCCGCCGCGATGAGCTCTTCGGACTCGCCCGGCAGATCTCTAGAGAGGTCACCTATAAGTACACCTACCGCACCAGCAA GTCTCGCTGTGGAGATGAGCCCTCTCCTAAAAGAATTAAAACTGAG GAGAACTTCTTTGACATCCAGGAGGCGCTGCAGGCCATTCACATGAGGCAGGAGATGCTGCGGGAGCAGCTGGCCTGCGCTAAGTCCAAAGGAGACGAAAGCATCGGACGGAATCTGCAG ATGCAGCTGGAGCGTCTGCTGGCGAGGCAGATGGAGATCCTGCAGGATGCGGCGGTGCAGGAGCGGCTTCAGGCTCTGGACTGGAGGATCCCCCCCGCCGCCTTGAAGTACCTGACTGACGCCCAGAACACCAACGGGGCCGCGGTTGACGCCAGCAGAGAGACCCAGG ATGAGCGACCCATGAACCTGCGAGTTGTCAGTCAAACCATGCAGGAAGGTGACCTCCCGCTGGGCAAACAGCTGGCCAACGAGCTGAAACGTCATCACAACCACAACAGCAGCACAGAAGAGACCAAAACAGCAGCGACAG AAAACGGGACTTCCCAGCGGGCGTCCAGCAGCACAGACAAAAAGACCATCAAGTCGGAACCGGAAGACTCCACATAG